The following are from one region of the Longimicrobium sp. genome:
- a CDS encoding GNAT family N-acetyltransferase, whose protein sequence is MAIEVRPATVFEDVRTMVGPKRPDANVCWCLSYRIPSKENVSLQGPARGARVAELMERGPIGVLAYDGDEVVGWAAVAPRAETTFARARAIPHVDDADVWAVWCIRVRPGHRGRGISHSLLAGAVEYARSRGAPAIEGYPVDNQGGKVDLTMAYVGTRALFEKAGFRKAADTTSVINGFPRVLMRLELR, encoded by the coding sequence ATGGCGATCGAGGTTCGGCCGGCGACGGTGTTCGAAGACGTCAGGACGATGGTGGGGCCGAAGCGGCCGGACGCGAACGTGTGCTGGTGCCTGAGCTACCGCATCCCATCGAAGGAGAACGTTTCGCTGCAGGGTCCCGCGCGCGGCGCCAGGGTGGCCGAGCTCATGGAGCGCGGGCCCATCGGCGTGCTCGCGTACGATGGCGACGAGGTCGTGGGGTGGGCGGCGGTCGCGCCGCGCGCGGAGACCACCTTTGCGCGCGCCCGCGCCATCCCGCACGTCGATGACGCGGACGTGTGGGCGGTGTGGTGCATCCGCGTGAGGCCGGGACACCGCGGGCGAGGGATCTCGCATTCGCTGCTCGCGGGCGCGGTCGAGTACGCGCGGTCGCGGGGCGCGCCGGCCATCGAGGGATACCCGGTCGACAACCAGGGCGGCAAGGTGGATCTCACGATGGCGTACGTCGGGACGCGCGCGCTCTTTGAGAAGGCCGGGTTTCGCAAGGCGGCGGACACCACGTCGGTGATCAACGGATTTCCGCGCGTGCTGATGCGGCTGGAGCTGCGGTAG